Within the Periophthalmus magnuspinnatus isolate fPerMag1 chromosome 7, fPerMag1.2.pri, whole genome shotgun sequence genome, the region GAGGTAAGAGGAGCTGCCATAACGACTGCTCGCCAGGGGGCCGCATTTCCCGGTATAGGACACCGTCTCTGGTTCTTAGTCTAGACCACTGCTGTGCCATTTTCCGCAGCTCTTGACATGCAGTGCTTAGTTCTTGTCTTGAGGGGGGTCTTTGTCGTCTCCAGTACTTAAGGAAAGCACCTATAACTGGATCTGCTGCTTGCAAAACACAGATCAGCTTGAGGGCGAAAGGGCAGTGCTGTGATTGTATTACTGAGTGCAGCCACAGTTAAAACAGGTAGATCTCTTGCATGAGCATCTTCTGGCACAGGAAAAGCAGGTGCAAAAACAGAGAAGTCGGCTGGCTGTGTCTGACGTGACAGTGCATCAGCGTTTCGATTTGCTGGTCCAGGGCGATACTTAATCTCAAAATTGAATACTGCCAATTCTGACGCCCACCATTGCTCTGCTGCACTCAAATTAGCAGTTTGGAGGTAATGTACTTAatttgtcgcggcggcaatccccgaacccggtggtggacaccggaagtaagggatgccgtcaagctgaagaaggagtcctatcgagccttgttggctcgtgggactcctgaggcagctgatgagtaccggcgggccaagcgtgccgcggctcgggcagtcacagaggcaaaaacttggggttgggaggagttcggagaggccatggagaaggactatcggacggcctcaaagagattctggcaaaccgtccgacgcctcaggagggggaagcagtgcttcaccaacactgtatacagtgcgggtggagagctgctgacctcgactggggatgttgtcgggcggtggaaggaatactttgaggatctcctcaatcccactgtcacgtcttccgaggaggaagcagaaactggggacccagatgcggactcgtccatcaccctggctgaagtcactgaggtggttggcaagctcctcggtggcaaggctccgggggtggacgagatccgtcctgagtacctcaagtctctggatgttgtggggctgtcttggctgacacgtctctgcaacatcgcgtggtggtcagggacagtacctgtggaatggcagaccggggtggtggtccctctgtataagaagggggaccggagggtgtgttccaattacaggggaatcacactcctcagccttcccggtaaggtctattccagggtactggagaggagaatccgaccgatagtcgaacctcggattcaggaggagcagtgtggttttcgtcctggtcgtggaacactggacccgctctatactcttcatcgggtcctcgagggctcatgggagtatgcccaaccaattcaattcaattcaattcatttatttttgtaacgcccaaaatcacaacaacagttgtctcgaagggcgttcatgttttggttgatgggggaaaccggagtacccggaggaaacccatccagacacggggagaaacatgataaactccacacagaaaggcctggtgacccggggatcgaaccaacattcttgctgtgagacatgagtgatggcactcagtcaccgtgccgccaagacacaaaaaacaaaacaacaggaagaatcagacacaacaagaaaaatcagacacaacaggaaaaatcagacacaacaggaaaaatcagacaacataagaaatcggccaggagaccagacgaggaggaggagagccgggcgaggaggaggagagccaggcaaggaggaggtccaactgtcatcggggcatctgaaagagatacactccacagggggagtgggacaggggacaacatgtgaggacaggggacaacatgtgaagtccacatgtgttttgtggatctggagaaggcattcgaccgtgtccctcgtggtgtcctttggggggtgctctgggagtatggggtccggggctctttgctaagggctgtccggtccctgtatgaccggagcaggagctgtgttcgcattgccggcagtaagtcagacctgttcccggtgcatgttggactccgccagggctgccctttgtcaccggttctgttcattatatttatggacagaatttctaggcgcagccaggggccggagggggcctggtttgggaaccacaggatttcatctctgctgtttgcggatgatgttgtcctgatggcttcttcgagccaggacctgcagcaggcactggggcggtttgcagccgagtgtgaagcggctgggatgagaattagctcctccaaatccgaggccatggttctcgaccggaaaaaggtggtttgccctctccgggtgggtggtgagtctctgccccaagtggaggagttcaagtatctcggggtcttgttcacgagtgagggaaggatggagcgggagattgacaggcggatcggtgcagcgtctgcagtgatgcggtcgctgtatcggtccgttgtggtgaagaaggagctgagcccaaaggcgaagctctcgatttaccggtcaatctacgttcctaccctcacctatggtcatgagctctgggtaatgaccgaaaggacaagatcgcggatacaagcggctgaaatgagtttcctccgcagagtggccgggcgcacccttagggatagggtgaggagctcggtcacacgggaggagctcggagtagagccgctgctcctacacgttgagaggaaccagttgaggtggctcgggcatctgctcaggatgcctcctggacgcctccctagggaggtgttctggacatgtcccaccgggaggaggccccggggaagacccaggacacgctggagggactatgtctctcggctggcctgggaaagccttggggttccaccggaggagctggaggacgtgtccggggtgagggaagtctgggagtccctgcttagactgctgcccccgcgacccggctccggataagcggaagaaaatggatggatggatggaggtaaTTTATCCATTAAATTACCTCCAAACTGCTAATCTGAGTATTGTCAGCAAAGATTTTATTTGACGATGATAGGGACAGTtgcgttaagtgtagtgtagtggcagtcctgcaggccagggtTTCAGAGTTAGAAATgcggatccgctcattggaggctctgaccccgagttacagtcaggtagcagcagtagggaccgTGGACCGTAGTAGCTTTAGCGTAACTAGcgagactagccccccagcgcaacccgtgcagcccggatcagaccaggacaggtttgtgacaattagaagaaagcgtaggacaggccagggacacagggctgagaataggactgtagaagaccagggacacagggttgagagtagagagctccccgtccagaacaggtttgctcccctgaactggacccgggacacagtcatagggagctccatagtcagggacgtggaactgcgTGCAGCTTCCACGCAGTGTtatcctggagccagactgggtgacatcgaggggaatcttaggcttttaaagaaaagtaagaataggtaccgccggatcgttatacacgcggtgggtaacgatactcggcgcggtcagttagaggtggttaagttacagatagctgcagtctgtgaattggctaagttgatgtcggagtccgtgtacttctctggccccctcccaacctacaccaattgtgaaatgtacagccgcttttcagcagtcaaccagtggttgaccaattggtgcccgcagaatggtgtcgtcttcatagataattgaaaggcatttgaggggaagcctaggcttatacgtagagacggcatccatcccacgcaggctggctccgccctgttagctcagaatatgattgctagtctagattgaccaggtaagactagcacgcagaatagctcagggaagcacagtgatagtgacgttagggagcagatTAGACCAGTGAGGCACAGCttagtcagagggaacagctccaaacagacagagactgtgtgtgccccacgtgccccacgtacaaaaagcacaaaaaaacacctctaaactctgacaaggaagctgtcagatctcataacttaataaaaataaataaatgtgccgcaaacaatcaaaatgataagtgtgtaaaatgtggactgctaaacatcaggtctctttcctccaaatctcttttaataaatgaactaattggcgaccttaatattgatctgttagccctaactgaaacatggcttcgggaaaatgattatgttagactaaacaaatctacaccatcaagtcacatgaactttcagagtgcccggagcacaggtggaggtggtggtgtggctgtcatctctcattccagtctaattctcagccccaaacccaactatacacacctctcctttgaaagcctcgcactctccattacgtgccccaattggaaaaaccaaaaagctgttatatttataatacttTATCAACCTCCTGGCCCATATGCCgagttcctgacagagttttctgatttcatttcaagtttagtcttgaactggtaaaggattgttatagttggagatttcaacatacatgtagataacgtcagtgattgcctcagtaatgcttttggtgcactcctggatgggatcggtttcacccagagtgtgaataagccgactcactgtcacaatcacactctagatcttgttctaacctacggtattgagattaatgatctaattgtccttcctcaaaaccctgtactctctgaccatttcttaattacctttcaatttatactaaaagactatccagccccacagaaaaaaactataatgaaaagaacattatcagataaatcggttacagagtttaaagaaattattgagccattactaaaagatatgtcatgtgacaatgaaaataattttaatccaattgtcactgatcaattggttgacagaacaatgctcaccttaaaatctgctctcgatgttgtagctccgctaaaacaaaaaagcattaaaccaagacctccggctccatggtacacgttacagctcaggacactcaaacaacatgtgagacgcacagagaagctttggcgccgctcgcgctctgagcagtctctgaaggcatggaagctctgcctgctcacttatgaggccgctctgcggaaagcccgaactagacaCTATTcgaatctaatagaagtaaacaaaaataaccccagatttctgttcagcattgtagccaggctgacaaactcccacactgctaatgagtctcttatcccctcgaacattagttgtgatgactttcttcacttcttcgattacaaaattacaaccattagagacaaaatcaacaaagatactccaaaaatcagctctgagctaatccagtctgtaataccaatatcctacatggatcctctaataataatacataaatttactcctggagattacctcagccatcatgtcgtccaaaccatcaacctgtttgctcgaccctattccaatcagactcctcaaagaagccctccccctaataatagattccatccataacataagaaatatgtcgttagaaaatggctacgttcctcagtcctttaagtatgctgtgattaaaccccttttgaaaaaacctaacctaaatcctgatgaactagtcaactatagacctatctctaatcttcccttcctctcaaaaattctagaacgagttgtggtgaaacagctctgctgccacctgcaggacaataatatatttgaaaaatttcaatctggattcagagctcaccacagcacagagactgcactgcttaaagtaacaaatgatttactactagctgctgataacgggctggcttcagtcctggtcctactggacctcagtgcagcgtttgacaccattgatcacaacattctactgcagaggttagaatgtgacattggaatcagagggaccgccctcaaatggtttaaatcctatctatcaaataggtaccagtttgttagtataaaccagagcacctctccctgttctaaagtagcctgtggtgttccacaaggatctgtgcttggtccaatcctatttactctgtatatgttgccattgggaaacattatcagaaaacatggcattaattttcactgctacgctgatgacactcagctgtacttatcaatgaaaccaaatcagactgatcaaatagataaactcagtgcctgtgtgaaggacatcaaaacctggatgaccttgaattacctgctcttaaatcctgaaaaaacagaggtcattgtcgttgatccgaaaggtcaaagagattctctgtcagaccagataatctcactcgacaatgtgagtatagcttctagccctactgtaaaaaatcttggagtcctatttgatcaaaatctctcattcacagcccatataaacctagcttgtaaaaccgcatactttcacctgcgaaatataactaaaattagaaatattttacctaaaaacgatgctgaaaaactcatccatgcatttgttacttccagacttgattactgtaattctctgctcgctgcCTGcaccaaaagtactataaagtactataaagtactataaggagcctccagttggtccaaaatgcaggaacTAAAaaaagagaccacatcagtcctgtactaaaatatctgcactggcttcctgtcgagcttagaatcaaattcaaagtcctcctcctgacatacaaagccctaaacggtttggccccatcctatctgcaagatgctattgtcccgtaccagccaaacagagcactccgctctcagaatgcaggactattagtggttcctagagtgtccaaaagtacagtgggagggagagcattcagttaccaagctcctgtgctatggaatcaactccctgctgatgttaaacaggcccccacagtctctgtatttaagaccaggcttaaaaccttcctcttcggtatagaccagattacatagtgagggagttagggacaaacccgggataagataagctgcagtaggagtaactagctgggggaagtatggcaacctgagcactatcctctactttgtcctattttctcatcagcaatgctattcacatgttgtcccctgtcccactccccctgtggagtgtatctctttcagatgccctgatgacagctggaccctctcctcctcctcgcctggccctcctcctcgcctggccctcctcctcgcctggctctcctcctcctcgcctggctctcctcctcctcgcctggctctcctcctcctcgcccggctctcctcctcctcgtctggccttcctcctcctcgcctggccgatttttcttgttttgtctgatttttcttgttgtgtctgatttttcctgttgttttgttttttgtgtgtatatcacggtggctgagtggcaacactcatgtctcacagcaagaaggtttggttcaatccccgggtcgcccaggcctttctctgtggagtttttcatgtttctccccgtgtctggatgggtttcctccgggtactccggtttcccacatcaaccaaaacatgtacgccctttgagacaactgttgttgtgattttgggcgttacaaaaataaatcaattgaattgaaccaggactgaatcagaactgaaccaggactgaatcaggactgaaccaggacttaaccagtaaatcgagagctttgcctttcgactcctTCTTTTTCCTAAAAGGAGAACACAGTGacctcatcactgcagacactgatGCAACTGTCAGtccttccctcactcctccacttgaggcagggacacTCCACCACCTGAACAGGGCACCACCTTTTTCAGgtggagaaccatggccttggatttagaGGAACTGATTTTCTTCCCAGCTGTTTCACACTCGGcacaaaccgccccagtgcatGTGTTTGTATTAAGTTCATTCTCATATTTCAAACTTTTCCAAATTCTGGTGATGTTAAAAATGTAcactttaaaatcaaataaaataaaattttaaaataaaagtaaaatatttgatTACCATAAATATCAGAGGATTCATAGTTGGATATTTCCCTTTCAAATACTTACATCATAAagtttgtgataaaaaataTCAGTTGTGATGAACCCTGGTCCAGAGCGAGATAAGGAGTTACATCATCATTTGATCGTGTTGGAGAATGGCAAAAGGACATCTTATCTGTGCCTTTATGACGTACTGACATTACAATGTGTATGTGTCTaagttaaaatattcatatttttatgattaaatgtttataattaacttagttttattataaaatgggAAGATCATATAACTTGACCTCTCTGTAGTTCCCTCTTAAAGGCAGAATCTGTGTAATACCAGAAGTAAACAATGTTCCTATGTGTCCACAACACAATACTGCACCGTCCAATTATCAGTAAATGCAAATAACTCCATAGGTTAATATGTCAACGAGCCCCATATAAGGTTCTGTGGCATTTCCAGTAAGCTTCAGTTACACTTTGTCCTGATCTTATCACACACACTTTGTCCTGATCTtatcacccccccccccccccccccccccccacacacacatatatatatatgcattaaCATAGCTTTAACCCCCTGATCACGTCCCTGCCACACACACCTGGACACGTCCCTGCCACACACACCTGTAAGTCTcctgtagttttattttcacaatatATTTGCGCTCACTTTTATCTCTAATTTTATTTCAGGCCAATCTTAAAAGGACACAACATGGCGAGGCTAATCACTGGTAAGTCATTGTtctgaaataattaaaattattattacttttttaaattttattttatatttaagttaAACTTAAAAACTTAACCAAATGCTTTTGTCTTTTCCAGGACTGATTCTGCTGATCTGCCTTCAGTTTGGTACAAACGTCCAACagaacactgaaaaacacagtcACTAGACACTTTGTAAACACTTAATGTCTTAAAGGAAGACATTTACAAACAACTGAATAAGAAttgtatcattttattttggtgcagtaataaaaacaaactaatgtcTTTCTCTCGTTTCAAAGCCTCTTGTTCCAAACTTGTGTGTTACTACACCAACTGGTCCCAGTACagacctggagagggcaaattCACCCCTCGAAATGTGGACCCAGATCTGTGTACACATTTGATCTACGCCTTCTCCATCATCAGCCCGTCCAACGAGCTCTCCACCTACGAGTGGAACGACGAGGTTCTGTACCTGCAGTTCAACGCCCTCAAAAACAGGTGAGTCCACAGTGAAATATGTGATTTAAATATAACTTATCAGACGTTACATAGGAATAGTAATGTGATGTGAGCAAGAGAAAGAGCGATGACCAGTGCTgtaacataacaaagtaaaagtaatacatttttttcaattcaattcatttatttttgtaacgtccaaaatcacaacaacagttgtctcgaagggctttcatgttttggttgatgggggaaaccggagtacccggaggaaacccatccagacatggggagaaacatgaaaaactccacacagaaaggcctgggcgacccggggatcgaaccaaaccctcttgctgtgagacatgagccactcagccaccgtgctgcctacacacaaaaacaaacaggaaaatcaaacaacaggaaaaatcagacaaaacaagaaaaatcagccaggcaaagaggagggaggggggcggaggagggccaggcagggaggaggagagggtccagctgtcatcggggcatctgaaagagatacactccacagggggagtgggacaggggacaacatgtgaatagcattgctgatgaaaaaaaaggacaaagcagaggatagtgctcaggttgccatacttcccccagctagttatctcctactgcagcctgtcttatcctgggttttaatgtccctaactccctcactatataacctggtctataccgaagaggaaggttttaagcctggtcttaaatacagagactgtgggggcctgtttaacatcagcagggagttgattccatagcacaggagcttggtaactgaatgctctccctcccactgtacttttggacactctaggaaccactaatagtcctgcattctgagagcggagtgctctgtttggctggtacgggacaatagcatcttgcagataggatggggccataccgtttagggctttgtatgtcaggaggaggattcaattcaattcatttatttttgtaacgcccaaaatcacaacaacagttgtctcgaagggcgttcatgttttggttgatgggggaaaccggagtacccggaggaaacccatccagacacggggagaaacatgaaaaactccacacagaaaggcctggtgacccggggatcgaaccaaccttcttgctgtgagatatgagtgatggcactcagtcaccgtgccgccaagacacaacaaacaaaacaacaggaagaatcagacacaacaggaaaatcagacacagcaggaaaaatcagacacaacaggaaaaatcagacacaacaggaaaaatcagacacaacagg harbors:
- the LOC117373214 gene encoding acidic mammalian chitinase-like — its product is MARLITGLILLICLQFASCSKLVCYYTNWSQYRPGEGKFTPRNVDPDLCTHLIYAFSIISPSNELSTYEWNDEVLYLQFNALKN